A segment of the Entelurus aequoreus isolate RoL-2023_Sb linkage group LG23, RoL_Eaeq_v1.1, whole genome shotgun sequence genome:
GTGGAacaatgttgttattaattaaatGGTACCATTACCAGACACTTTCACATCCCTACACTACCTGTACAATCTAAATGGAAAGAtacatttgtcccacggaccggggggggtgtttgtttttgggtttttttcataaagaaatacaatcatgtgtgcttacggactgtatccctgcagactgtattgatctatattgatatgtaatgtatattttgtgttttttatgttgatttaatttttttttttttaataaaataaaaaaaatttaatttattgcacggcccggtaccaatcggtggttggggaccactgcactagacaaCATTTGTTTAAAATCAGCCACTTTCGCAGCAGCTGAAGCAACTCTCTTCTCATTCATTGTGGTAGCGTCACAGTGAATTAAACACTGTTAAAGCTGAGCATCCATTGACTTTAATTGGGGAGCATAGAGTGGGTCGTTCCACCGCAGCCAAACTAGACAGCCACTGGATAAATGATCAGATTTGTCCTGCCCACGGACGCTGAGCATCTCTAAAAGTGAGCCTCAGCTGGCTCGTTGGCTactgcatgatgattggatgagcTGTCTACAGAGGAAACTCTTTTTGATTGAAAGGAAAGTGGGCCAATCAGCGATCATGAAATATACACCACTGCCAGAACATTTTTCAAGTTTCAGACCAGCAGCCACCACtgttgtggatgatgggcaaaattctccaaaaagtggagttcccctttaagaatgctATGTTTAGGCTTAAAAGTTCCACTGCACTTCACACCTTTACGTTTGAGTTTTTCTGATTGTCTTTTTCCAAAACAGTTTTCTCAAATCAGACTTTTTAATCCCTTGCCAGGGCAGTTAAAGAGACTCACTGGTCAGAAGTGAAGATGAAGCCAATCACGGATTTGGCAGAGTTGAGCGCTATACCTCCAACAACAGCAAAGGCAGCTTCAAAACAGAAACATCACACAATGCTAAATGTACATGCACATTTGAACTTGAGCTACAAGCAACGGTACACTGACCTGTAAGCGAGAGCGACACCTTACAGGTGAGAAGCGCCCCTGCTGTGTCTCCTGCACCCAGAGCGTTGCCTACTCGAGCGCAGGCTGCGGCCTGGATGCCAGGCGGGATCTGTTGGTTTGGACAAATGGAAGTCACACTAATCCAAAAATGACAATGTTGCCAGAATCCAAGAACCATTACAATACCATGTAGATCATGTTTGCCACTGATAAACACATGCTGGGCTGCCGGCTCATCTTTACCCAGCATCCCTGGACACAAACCAATCACCAAAGCaatcactagagcaggggtcaccaacctttttgaaaccaagagctacttcttgggtactgattaatgcgaagggctaccagtttgatacacacttaaataaattgccagaaatagccaatttgctcaatttacctttaactctatgttattattaataattaatgatatttacacttaattgaacggtttaaaagaggagaaaacacaaaaaaaatgacaattaaattttgaaacatagtttacttcgactctttaaaattcaaaattcaaccgaaaaaaagaagagaaaaactagctaattcgaatgtttttgaaaaaattaaaaaaataatttatagaacatcattagtaatttttcctgattaagattaattttagaattttgatgacatattttaaataggttaaaatccgatctgcactttgttagaatatataacaaattggaccaagctatatttctaacaaagacaaatcattatttcttctatactTTCcagaataaaaattttaaaagaaattcaaaagactttgaaataagatttaaatttgattctacagattttctagatttgccagaataattgttttgaattttaatcataataattttgaagaaatatttcacaaatattcttcgtcgaaaaaacagaagctaaaatgaagaattaaattaaaatgtatttattattctttacaataaaaaaaatacatttacttgaacattgatttaaattgtcaggaaagaagaggaaggaatttaaaaggtaaaaaggtatatgtgtttaaaaaaggttgtattttttctctaaaattgtctttctgaaagttataagaagcaaagtaaaaaaatgtatgaatttatttaaacaagtgaaaaccaagtctttaaaatattttcttggcttttcaaattctatttgagttttatctctcttagaattaaaaatgtcgggcaaagcgagaccagcttgctagtaaataaataaaatttaaaaatagaggcagctcactggtaagtgctgctatttgagctatttttagaacaggccagcgggctactcatctggtccttacgggctacctggtgcccgcgggcaccgcgttggtgacccctgccgtaattgatcatattattcataataataattttaataattcacAATAATCATCCACCAAACTGAATTTGTCAGGTCTGTCAGGATGGCAGAGCTGTAAGTACACCTGTTAAGTGACACACAGGTGACGCTTTTGAAAGAGACTGCAAGTGACCATCATAGAACATAGAACAAATAATTATAACAAACTAAACACAGCTTTCGAGCCTTTAACTGTTCTAGTTACATTTTCGGTTGTATTGctgcatgatgtgtgtgttttttcattAAATTAGTGGAAGTAAATTTATAGGAGAATATAGaataactttttccactgaaggaTGCATTCTGAAAGGTGTCTATTTTGacagtttaatttttaaaaacaaatttaatgttaaaaaaaaaaagctttgtcttTACTTTACAGCTGctcttttttacacttttaatgttttttaagtaAGAGTATTTTTAGAACGTTCTGTAGGCCAGTTAAAAAATTAGCTGTGAGCCGCACTTAAGACACGTTTTGTATAGATAATAGCCTTTTCACAGTAGCAACAAAAAAGTGACACATTTTaatgttaaaagagccacatatactgtacagtaaGTTTTAAATTCATACCAATAATCAACAAACCCTAGAACTAACCCGCCTTAAATCAGCATCGTGGAGCATATGGAACAATTGCTTTGACAGTTGCAATAGTGTGGAAAGTAGATCAAATCATCTTTGAAACTACGTGACACAGCCATGGCGAATGGGAACGCAACGGATGAGGAAAGGGAACAGAAGCTTCCCTTCACTTATTGAGAATTTAGAACATCCTGCTTTGGAGAACAATGGATGAAGGAAGCCCCTACCTGCCTCTTTTGGCTCACGCTCCAGGTGCTTTTTAACGGGGCAGGTAAAAACTACAACAGG
Coding sequences within it:
- the LOC133641153 gene encoding multidrug and toxin extrusion protein 1-like → MSRQPSMCLSVANMIYMIPPGIQAAACARVGNALGAGDTAGALLTCKVSLSLTAAFAVVGGIALNSAKSVIGFIFTSDHQRMATCK